The following are from one region of the Hymenobacter sp. YIM 151858-1 genome:
- a CDS encoding RagB/SusD family nutrient uptake outer membrane protein, with the protein MNIRSKISTLAVLGLLSFGAVSCSDFLQPEPRNSLDRTQVFTDLEGAQAVLTGTYGNLLSANNLGLRVPLFSDLLADNLAHVGTFPTFSQIKNRSILVDNTEVTSMWSSLYSTVNRANNLIAYAPGITAPEATKNQIVAEAQFIRALAYFYLTNYWGDVPLVLTPTTTPDNTLNVARTPQSAVYDQIVADLTAAAPNLPTSTNPARATRWAALALQSRVALYRQQWADAARLADQVIAGPFQLNASYRTAVTAENPSESIFEVQFDAQTQSSFAFFLLPTANGGRNEISPTGPGSTLPTAYEAGDLRKDATISNGTFTLNGRTVPTGTSIKYVDPGTGTDNFKAIRLAEMLLNSAEAKARQNDLPGALTALNRVRTRAGLPVAVATLTQAQLLEQIERDRRVELALEGHRWFDLIRTGRAQQVLSLTDARRLLLPIPFRETVNNPNITQNPGY; encoded by the coding sequence ATGAATATTCGTTCCAAAATTTCGACGCTGGCTGTTCTCGGACTGCTGAGCTTCGGCGCGGTAAGCTGCTCGGACTTTCTGCAGCCTGAACCCCGCAACTCCCTCGACCGCACCCAGGTTTTCACCGACCTGGAGGGTGCCCAGGCTGTGCTGACCGGCACCTACGGCAACCTGCTTAGCGCCAACAATCTCGGCCTGCGGGTACCGCTGTTCTCCGATTTGCTTGCCGATAACCTAGCACACGTTGGCACGTTCCCGACCTTCAGCCAGATTAAAAACCGTTCCATTCTGGTTGACAACACGGAGGTAACCAGCATGTGGAGCTCGTTGTACTCCACGGTGAACCGCGCGAACAACCTGATTGCTTATGCCCCGGGCATCACGGCTCCGGAGGCTACGAAAAACCAGATTGTTGCCGAAGCCCAGTTCATCCGGGCATTGGCTTACTTCTACCTCACCAACTACTGGGGTGATGTGCCGCTGGTGCTGACCCCGACCACCACGCCCGACAACACGCTGAACGTGGCGCGTACGCCCCAATCGGCCGTGTACGATCAGATCGTGGCGGACCTGACGGCGGCGGCTCCTAACCTGCCGACCTCGACCAACCCGGCCCGCGCTACCCGTTGGGCAGCCTTGGCGTTGCAGTCGCGCGTGGCCCTGTACCGCCAGCAGTGGGCCGATGCGGCCCGCCTGGCCGACCAGGTAATTGCCGGCCCCTTCCAGCTCAACGCGAGCTACCGCACAGCTGTTACGGCCGAAAACCCCTCGGAATCTATCTTCGAGGTACAGTTTGATGCGCAGACGCAGAGCTCGTTTGCCTTCTTCCTATTGCCCACGGCAAATGGTGGCCGTAACGAAATTTCTCCGACGGGCCCTGGCTCGACCCTGCCGACAGCTTACGAAGCTGGCGACCTGCGCAAGGATGCTACCATTTCGAATGGCACTTTTACCCTGAACGGCCGCACGGTACCCACCGGTACTTCGATCAAATATGTTGATCCGGGCACGGGCACCGATAACTTCAAAGCCATTCGCCTGGCCGAGATGCTGTTGAACAGCGCCGAAGCTAAGGCCCGCCAGAACGATCTGCCCGGCGCGCTGACTGCCCTAAACCGCGTTCGTACCCGTGCAGGCTTGCCCGTTGCAGTAGCTACGCTTACCCAAGCGCAACTGCTCGAGCAAATCGAGCGCGACCGTCGGGTTGAGCTAGCCCTGGAAGGCCACCGCTGGTTTGACCTGATTCGCACGGGTCGTGCCCAGCAGGTACTGAGTCTAACGGATGCTCGTCGTTTGTTGCTACCGATTCCCTTCCGCGAAACGGTAAACAACCCGAACATCACGCAGAACCCCGGTTACTAA